A genomic stretch from Sphingomonas sp. HDW15A includes:
- a CDS encoding DUF4145 domain-containing protein yields the protein MAFNWTCPHCNVPQTVTDKRHDVRFNYISLVNQAEGDLALEQTAIGCANPDCLKTSVKVRIGGRDNSSGTLRLNNRHVLFSQMVIPQGTAKPQPDFIPAPLREDYYEACLIRDFSPKASATLIRRCLQGMIRDFAKIAKGTLAKEIEALRQAVEDGSADRAISGESVEAIDQVRGIGNIGAHMEKEIDLIIEVDPGEAQALIELVEMLFEEWYGARHRRQQRLEHIAAIADAKKEAKKAAATGAAPSTAKPAIDTLIEGGPALQVAIEESLHPVAGGSTEDVDGHDLTSDGA from the coding sequence ATGGCTTTCAATTGGACCTGTCCTCACTGCAACGTCCCTCAGACTGTGACGGACAAACGTCACGATGTCAGGTTCAACTACATTAGCCTTGTGAACCAGGCTGAAGGGGACTTAGCGCTGGAACAAACGGCGATTGGGTGCGCCAATCCGGATTGTTTGAAGACGTCGGTCAAGGTGCGGATCGGTGGCCGAGACAATTCGAGCGGAACTCTACGACTGAACAACCGCCACGTGCTCTTCTCCCAAATGGTGATTCCCCAGGGTACAGCAAAGCCCCAGCCGGATTTTATCCCGGCTCCGCTTCGGGAGGATTACTACGAAGCGTGTTTGATAAGGGATTTCAGCCCAAAAGCATCGGCAACTTTGATTCGGCGATGCCTACAGGGAATGATCCGCGATTTCGCGAAAATTGCGAAAGGAACCCTCGCCAAGGAGATCGAAGCGTTACGACAGGCCGTCGAAGATGGATCGGCCGACCGTGCAATTTCTGGCGAGAGCGTTGAGGCAATCGACCAGGTGCGAGGCATCGGCAACATCGGCGCTCACATGGAAAAGGAAATTGACCTCATAATAGAGGTTGATCCTGGCGAAGCACAGGCTCTCATCGAACTAGTCGAGATGCTTTTTGAAGAATGGTATGGCGCCCGACACCGCAGGCAACAGCGACTGGAACACATCGCAGCTATCGCCGATGCAAAAAAGGAAGCGAAAAAGGCAGCGGCTACAGGCGCCGCGCCCTCCACAGCAAAGCCGGCGATCGACACCCTCATTGAGGGCGGCCCAGCGCTTCAGGTCGCCATTGAGGAGAGTCTTCATCCTGTTGCGGGAGGGTCGACGGAAGATGTGGACGGTCACGATCTGACATCCGACGGAGCATAA
- a CDS encoding protein-L-isoaspartate O-methyltransferase, whose protein sequence is MDDFTAARRAMVLNQLRPQGVTNLGVLAAMGTVAREAFVPQGLQAAAYGDRSLVLDGGAPMMPPAELGILLNALEPMAGEKALVIGEGGAYSAAVLEALGLDVTRTDAEPPLGRHAFDVILIEGSVGALPDWVVSQLAPGGRVGAAILDRGVSRLCIGRGDRGAIGFKSLADSQVPPLPAFQAKPQFTF, encoded by the coding sequence ATGGATGATTTCACGGCTGCTCGCCGCGCGATGGTGCTGAACCAGCTGCGTCCGCAGGGCGTGACGAATCTCGGCGTGCTCGCCGCTATGGGAACGGTCGCGCGTGAAGCGTTCGTGCCGCAGGGCCTGCAGGCCGCCGCCTATGGCGACCGCTCGCTGGTTCTGGACGGCGGAGCGCCGATGATGCCGCCGGCAGAACTTGGTATCCTGCTCAACGCGCTTGAACCGATGGCCGGGGAAAAGGCGTTGGTGATCGGCGAAGGGGGCGCTTATTCCGCTGCGGTGCTCGAAGCGCTCGGACTCGATGTCACGCGAACCGATGCCGAGCCGCCGTTGGGCCGGCACGCGTTCGACGTGATCTTGATCGAGGGATCGGTCGGCGCGCTTCCGGATTGGGTCGTCTCTCAGTTGGCGCCTGGAGGCCGTGTCGGGGCCGCGATTCTCGACAGGGGCGTTTCCCGTCTGTGCATCGGGCGCGGCGATCGTGGCGCCATCGGTTTCAAGAGCCTTGCGGACTCGCAGGTCCCTCCGTTGCCGGCCTTTCAGGCCAAGCCGCAATTTACTTTTTGA
- a CDS encoding TolC family outer membrane protein translates to MNRLLITGLAATLAATTASAETLREALNATYRSNPTLMAQREALKSSDAAVAIAKAGGRPTVFANVGVTRDLTRSGRFNTGAAKGPFLTGSVGLDVPLYQGGTVKNNVSAAATRVAAGRATLRAVEGDIFADAVAAYMDVIRDRAIVELNQNNVRVLTTNLEATSDRFQIGDLTRTDVAQSEARLSLANSDLITARARLTQSEENYRRVIGQDPGPLAPPPPLPPLPQTADAAVQIALVNNPDLTAITRQAEAANFDVRSARGTRLPNFSARLAGDYANTLSGDTNGFDRSGTATSVGINGTIPIYQGGLPSARVRQAQALEGQALEQRVATERAVVANTRTAFALYQSATAAIVSNEKAVSANELALEGARAENSIGTRTVLDVLDAEQELLNAQVALVTARRIQYVAGFELLNAMGQAEAADLGLEGGPLYDPLGNYRRVAGDWSDWSENVQVAPVSTTTVKPQERPQGVTPPAQ, encoded by the coding sequence GTGAACCGTCTTCTAATCACAGGCCTTGCCGCCACGCTTGCAGCGACCACGGCTTCCGCCGAAACCCTCCGCGAAGCGCTCAATGCCACCTATCGCAGCAATCCGACGCTGATGGCCCAGCGCGAGGCGCTGAAATCGTCCGATGCGGCGGTTGCAATCGCCAAGGCCGGCGGCCGTCCGACGGTCTTCGCCAACGTCGGCGTAACCCGCGACCTCACCCGTAGCGGCCGGTTCAACACTGGAGCGGCAAAGGGGCCCTTTCTGACCGGATCGGTCGGGCTCGATGTGCCGCTTTACCAGGGTGGCACGGTCAAGAATAACGTCTCGGCCGCCGCCACTCGTGTTGCGGCCGGGCGGGCGACTCTGCGCGCGGTTGAAGGCGATATCTTTGCCGATGCCGTGGCGGCCTACATGGACGTGATTCGTGACCGCGCCATCGTTGAGCTCAACCAGAACAACGTCCGCGTGCTGACGACCAACCTGGAAGCGACCTCCGACCGCTTTCAGATCGGCGACCTGACCCGAACCGACGTTGCCCAGTCCGAGGCGCGGCTTTCGCTGGCCAATTCCGACCTCATCACGGCACGGGCCCGGTTGACCCAGAGCGAGGAAAACTATCGCCGGGTGATCGGCCAGGATCCGGGTCCGCTGGCTCCGCCGCCGCCGCTCCCGCCGCTGCCGCAGACCGCCGACGCCGCAGTCCAGATTGCCTTGGTCAACAATCCGGACCTGACCGCAATCACCCGTCAGGCCGAAGCGGCAAATTTTGACGTTCGCTCAGCGCGCGGGACACGGCTTCCCAACTTCTCGGCCAGGTTGGCCGGTGACTACGCCAACACGCTTTCGGGCGACACGAACGGCTTCGACCGTTCGGGTACCGCCACCAGTGTCGGAATTAATGGCACCATCCCGATCTACCAGGGCGGCCTGCCGTCGGCGCGGGTCCGCCAGGCTCAGGCGCTGGAAGGCCAGGCGCTCGAGCAGCGCGTCGCCACCGAGCGCGCCGTTGTCGCTAACACGCGCACCGCATTCGCGCTCTATCAATCCGCGACTGCGGCAATCGTCTCGAACGAGAAGGCGGTCAGCGCCAACGAACTGGCGCTCGAAGGCGCGCGGGCGGAAAACAGCATCGGTACCCGCACGGTGCTCGATGTGCTCGACGCCGAGCAAGAATTGCTGAACGCCCAGGTCGCGCTCGTGACCGCCAGGCGCATCCAGTACGTCGCCGGCTTCGAGCTTCTGAACGCAATGGGTCAGGCAGAAGCCGCCGATCTCGGGCTTGAAGGCGGACCGCTCTACGATCCGCTTGGCAACTATCGGCGCGTCGCCGGCGACTGGAGCGACTGGTCGGAGAACGTTCAGGTGGCGCCGGTTTCGACGACAACCGTCAAGCCGCAGGAACGCCCGCAGGGCGTGACACCGCCCGCGCAATAA
- a CDS encoding DUF2497 domain-containing protein: protein MQTPREPSMEDILASIKRVIAEEKELRAAIPPSQPDLNEVDEEDVLELDSSMATSEPQPEAEPLDLGPPLLDDEAASETAASLAQLSTVAATAPPVVAANPLEEMLKDMLRPVLKQWLDEHLPRIVDEHVKREISRITGKPL, encoded by the coding sequence ATGCAGACGCCGCGCGAACCGTCGATGGAAGACATCCTCGCCTCGATCAAACGTGTGATCGCGGAGGAGAAGGAATTGCGTGCCGCGATTCCGCCCTCGCAGCCCGATTTGAACGAAGTCGACGAGGAAGATGTGCTGGAGCTGGACTCCAGCATGGCCACCTCCGAGCCGCAGCCGGAAGCAGAGCCGCTGGATCTCGGGCCACCGCTGCTTGACGACGAAGCCGCAAGTGAGACGGCTGCCAGCCTGGCGCAGCTGTCGACGGTCGCCGCCACCGCGCCGCCAGTCGTGGCCGCCAATCCGCTCGAGGAAATGCTCAAGGACATGCTTCGCCCAGTGCTCAAGCAGTGGCTTGACGAGCATCTGCCTCGCATTGTCGACGAGCATGTGAAGCGCGAGATCAGCCGGATTACCGGAAAGCCCCTCTAG
- a CDS encoding valine--tRNA ligase, which yields MTELAKTFEPGPIEAKWYARWEGEGAFRPSRPDAEPWTIVMPPPNITGSLHIGHALDNTLQDILTRRARMDGKDALWVVGTDHAGIATQMVVERNLESQGLKRSELGRDGFLDHVWEWKAQSGGAITRQLRRLGASCDWSNERFTMDEGFSRAVLKVFVELYRRNLLYRDKRLVNWDPKFQTAISDLEVETKEVAGKFWTLRYPFADGSGAIEVATTRPETMLADMAVAVHPDDARYNDRIGQMLRQPITGRLIPIVADEHADPELGSGAVKITPGHDFNDFEVGKRAGFKPADMLNMLDAHGAVCQTSDGLIPSELIALDRFDARKRVVEMLEAEGALVKVEDRMIATPYGDRSGVAIEPWLTDQWYVDAATLAKPAIEAVRTGDIAVVPETWKKTWFNWLENIQPWCVSRQLWWGHRIPAWYDDAGNVFVAETEEEAQAEVGESVVLRRDEDVLDTWFSSALWPFATLGWPDQTEDLKRHYPNDVLISGFDIIFFWDARMAMQGFEFMGEKPWKTLYLHGLVRDAHGQKMSKSKGNTVDPLGLIDKYGADALRFTLAAMESQGRDIKLDEKRVEGYRNFATKLWNAARFLQGNGVGASQSIAAPEATLPVNRWIIGEVVETLGRLNKAFDELRFDGMADAIYHFTWGTFCDWYVELVKGQFDDETKGVAAWAFDQILVMLHPFMPFVTEELWHSMGTRPYDLIVAKWPAPEAAVDAGAKREIDGLVQVIDSVRAMRAELNIPWTANLTPHVIGGDSAMLARLGDNQATLIRMAKLDGPVASANVPPSSAQVVVGGVTLAFPLEGAIDLDAEKARLRKAVQAAEKERDSLAARLGNANFTERAKPEAVEKARADHDVRAAEAERLSAALARLG from the coding sequence ATGACTGAATTAGCAAAGACGTTCGAGCCAGGGCCGATCGAGGCCAAATGGTATGCCCGCTGGGAAGGCGAGGGAGCATTTCGCCCTTCGCGCCCTGACGCCGAGCCATGGACCATAGTCATGCCTCCGCCCAACATCACCGGCTCGCTGCACATCGGCCATGCGCTCGACAATACGCTTCAGGACATCCTGACCCGCCGCGCCCGGATGGACGGCAAGGACGCCTTGTGGGTGGTCGGCACCGATCATGCCGGAATTGCCACGCAGATGGTGGTCGAGCGCAATCTGGAGAGCCAGGGGCTGAAGCGCTCCGAGCTTGGCCGCGACGGCTTCCTTGACCACGTCTGGGAATGGAAGGCGCAGTCGGGCGGGGCGATCACTCGCCAGCTCCGCCGCCTCGGCGCGTCGTGCGACTGGTCGAATGAGCGCTTCACGATGGACGAAGGCTTCAGCCGTGCCGTCCTCAAGGTCTTCGTAGAGCTCTACCGCCGCAATTTGCTGTATCGCGACAAGCGGCTGGTGAACTGGGACCCCAAGTTCCAGACGGCCATCTCCGACCTCGAAGTGGAAACGAAGGAAGTCGCCGGCAAGTTCTGGACGCTACGCTATCCGTTTGCCGACGGCTCCGGCGCGATCGAGGTCGCGACGACCCGGCCGGAGACCATGCTGGCCGACATGGCGGTCGCGGTGCATCCGGACGATGCGCGCTACAATGACAGGATCGGGCAGATGCTGAGGCAACCGATTACCGGCCGTCTGATCCCGATCGTCGCCGACGAACATGCCGATCCCGAGCTTGGTTCAGGCGCGGTGAAGATCACGCCGGGACATGACTTCAACGATTTCGAAGTCGGCAAGCGCGCCGGGTTCAAGCCAGCCGACATGCTCAACATGCTCGATGCGCACGGCGCTGTTTGCCAGACCAGCGACGGGCTCATCCCTTCTGAACTGATTGCCCTAGACCGCTTCGATGCGCGCAAGCGGGTCGTCGAGATGCTCGAAGCGGAAGGCGCGCTGGTGAAGGTCGAGGACCGCATGATCGCCACGCCCTACGGCGACCGCTCCGGCGTTGCGATCGAGCCGTGGCTAACCGACCAGTGGTATGTCGATGCCGCGACGCTGGCCAAGCCGGCGATCGAAGCAGTCCGCACCGGCGACATCGCCGTCGTACCCGAGACGTGGAAGAAGACCTGGTTCAACTGGCTGGAAAATATCCAGCCCTGGTGCGTCAGCCGCCAGCTGTGGTGGGGCCACCGCATCCCGGCGTGGTACGACGACGCCGGAAATGTCTTCGTCGCCGAGACCGAAGAGGAAGCACAAGCCGAAGTCGGCGAGAGCGTCGTTCTTCGGCGCGACGAGGACGTCCTCGACACCTGGTTCAGTTCCGCCCTCTGGCCCTTCGCGACGTTGGGCTGGCCGGACCAGACTGAAGACCTCAAGCGCCATTATCCCAACGACGTCCTCATCTCGGGCTTCGACATCATCTTTTTTTGGGATGCCCGCATGGCGATGCAGGGCTTCGAGTTCATGGGCGAAAAGCCGTGGAAGACGCTCTATCTCCACGGGTTGGTCCGTGACGCGCATGGCCAGAAGATGTCAAAGTCGAAGGGCAATACGGTCGATCCGCTCGGCCTGATCGACAAGTACGGCGCGGACGCGCTTCGCTTCACACTGGCGGCGATGGAAAGCCAGGGGCGCGACATCAAGCTCGATGAGAAGCGCGTCGAGGGTTACCGCAATTTCGCCACCAAGCTATGGAACGCCGCGCGCTTCCTTCAGGGCAACGGCGTCGGTGCGTCGCAATCGATCGCGGCACCGGAAGCGACACTTCCGGTCAACCGCTGGATCATCGGCGAGGTCGTCGAGACGCTCGGCCGCCTCAACAAGGCGTTCGACGAGCTTCGCTTCGACGGCATGGCCGACGCCATATACCATTTCACATGGGGCACCTTCTGCGACTGGTATGTCGAGCTGGTGAAAGGCCAGTTCGACGACGAGACAAAAGGCGTCGCGGCTTGGGCATTCGACCAGATCCTGGTCATGCTCCACCCGTTCATGCCGTTCGTCACGGAAGAGCTGTGGCACAGCATGGGGACACGCCCCTACGACCTGATCGTCGCGAAATGGCCTGCTCCGGAGGCAGCTGTCGATGCTGGTGCAAAGCGCGAGATCGATGGCCTTGTCCAAGTCATCGACTCCGTTCGGGCCATGCGCGCCGAGCTCAATATTCCGTGGACCGCGAACCTCACCCCGCATGTCATAGGCGGCGATTCCGCGATGTTGGCGCGACTTGGCGACAATCAGGCTACTCTCATTCGGATGGCGAAGCTCGACGGCCCGGTGGCTTCCGCTAACGTTCCACCGTCCTCGGCGCAGGTCGTCGTCGGAGGTGTGACTCTGGCCTTTCCGCTCGAAGGCGCGATCGATCTCGATGCGGAGAAAGCGCGATTGAGGAAGGCGGTCCAAGCGGCGGAGAAGGAGCGCGACAGCCTGGCCGCGCGTCTCGGCAATGCCAACTTCACCGAGCGTGCCAAGCCAGAAGCCGTGGAAAAGGCACGCGCCGATCATGATGTCCGCGCCGCAGAGGCGGAGCGTCTTTCGGCAGCATTGGCCCGCCTCGGTTAA